The nucleotide window TGCTGACGGCCCTCACTACGCCCATCTTTTTCAAGCACGCGATAAAGAAGGTTAAAAAGTAGTGGGAGAGTATTTAAGGGGAGGGTGGTGTTAATGAAGGTATTTGAGGGCGATCCGGTTGGTATAGTCCGAGGTGAGGCGAGCTTTTCAAGCTTTGAGTTCTCCGTTAGTCCAGAGGCAAAGCTGTCCTTCGGAGAGTTCGTCGTCACGAAGAACCGAAACGGCGAGTGGGTGATAGGGACCGTGAGGAAAATTGAAAACATGAACTGGCTTCTCTCAGGCGGTAAGAGCAATTACAACTCACTCCTCCTCGACATACATGAATATGGAGATAGCATTGGGGTAAACGAGGAGATAAGAGCCACTGTTAGGATTCTCGGGAAGCTAAGCTTCGGAAGCTCTGTGGAGGTTCTCCCAAACAGGGTCCCAATACCCAACGGTGAGTTCGTTTATCTCGCCAGTGATGAGGTTCTTGAGGAGATGTACAGGCCCACGGGTGGGAGCATGGAGGTCGGAACCCTGCTCATGAGAGATTCCGTGAAGATAAGCCTCGACGTCGATGAACTCGTCTCGAGACACTTCGCGGTTTTGGCCGTCACCGGTGCTGGAAAGAGCAACGCGATAGCAGTTATGGTTGCCGGAATAGTAGAGGGGCTCGGCGGGACGGTTGTGGTACTCGACCCCCACGGGGACTACGTGAGGCTCAGGTTACCTAAAACAGGGGATGAGCTCGTGAACGTCATAGATGCCAGAATAACGCCTGAGTTGCTGGACAGTGATGAGCTTGCGGAAATCCTCGGCGTGAGAAGGGACGCCCAGATACAGAGGACATTCCTTGAAAGGGCTTGGGACACGGTGAGGCAGGGGAACCAGAACATAGGTGGAAGGGAGCTCCTCGTAAAGCTCAGGGAGAAGCTTAACGAGTGGGTCGAGAATGGTGGAGGAGAGTACTGGGACCCCTTTGAAGGGAGATATAAGAAAATTGAGAACCTCGACTCGAACACTAAAAATACCATTCTCAAGGTCGTTATGAGGATTTCGCGCTTCCTCAGGAACTATGGGCATTTACTGACGAGCGAAGACCTTCTAGCCAAGATCGAGGCCGGAAAAGTTAACGTCATTGACCTTGCCCCCCTCGAGGAAGAGCAGATGAAGGTTGTGG belongs to Pyrococcus yayanosii CH1 and includes:
- the herA gene encoding DNA double-strand break repair helicase HerA, encoding MKVFEGDPVGIVRGEASFSSFEFSVSPEAKLSFGEFVVTKNRNGEWVIGTVRKIENMNWLLSGGKSNYNSLLLDIHEYGDSIGVNEEIRATVRILGKLSFGSSVEVLPNRVPIPNGEFVYLASDEVLEEMYRPTGGSMEVGTLLMRDSVKISLDVDELVSRHFAVLAVTGAGKSNAIAVMVAGIVEGLGGTVVVLDPHGDYVRLRLPKTGDELVNVIDARITPELLDSDELAEILGVRRDAQIQRTFLERAWDTVRQGNQNIGGRELLVKLREKLNEWVENGGGEYWDPFEGRYKKIENLDSNTKNTILKVVMRISRFLRNYGHLLTSEDLLAKIEAGKVNVIDLAPLEEEQMKVVVSRFLRRLFEARVDYESALKREESGKVDEELLREKRRIEGMYPALTEPVLVIVEEAHIFAPQGEESDVARILGRIAREGRKFGVGLGIVSQRPNRLNEDVLSQTNTKIILRIVNPKDQEYVLRASEQLSKDLLDDIAGLGRGEAVIVGQAVKLPALVKIYDFKKLGGNYGGGDIGVVERWKKRVAAQKAEKEVERLYGELGVDVDW